One genomic region from Esox lucius isolate fEsoLuc1 chromosome 24, fEsoLuc1.pri, whole genome shotgun sequence encodes:
- the LOC105007459 gene encoding uncharacterized protein LOC105007459 isoform X3, which translates to MAGLQSFRVFLNERLVVAAVDIFGAVEKTVAEHQEENDRLRRQLQITPGRIGSLQVSVSEEEVPPQQKHCEQEWSPSLGEEDPEARQIKEEQEELRTSPEEELDQGLFDTKDSILTPLCVKHECEQEDPPSRETPAEYPSVSGLKMSKLQLFHVFLNERLMVSAAVEIFRAVEKTVSEYQEENDHLRRLLKNTQEMPLSRIGLYLQLPGGLCF; encoded by the exons ATGGCCGGACTGCAGTCGTTTCGTGTATTTTTGAATGAGCGCCTGGTTGTGGCCGCTGTGGACATTTTCGGGGCAGTTGAGAAAACGGTAGCTGAGCACCAAGAGGAGAATGATCGGCTACGGAGACAGCTGCAAATCACGCCTGGTAGAATCG GCTCCCTGCAGGTCTCTGTCTCTGAAGAGGAGGTTCCCCCTCAGCAGAAACACTGTGAGCAGGAGTGGAGCCCCAGTCTGGGGGAGGAGGACCCTGAGGCCAGACAGATTAAAGAAGAACAGGAGGAACTCAGAACCAGTCCGGAGGAAGAACTGGATCAAGGGCTCTTTGATACCAAAGACTCCATATTGACTCCTCTCTGTGTGAAACATGAATGTGAACAGGAGGACCCACCTTCCAGAGAAACACCAGCTGAATATCCATCTGTCAGTGGACTGAAAATGTCTAAACTCCAGTTGTTTCATGTGTTTCTCAATGAGCGTTTGATGGTGTCGGCAGCTGTGGAGATTTTCAGGGCAGTTGAGAAAACTGTGTCAGAATACCAGGAAGAGAATGATCATCTCCGGAGACTGTTGAAAAACACCCAGGAGATGCCATTATCTAGAATCGGTTTGTatttaca aCTCCCTGGAGGTCTTTGTTTCTGA
- the LOC105007459 gene encoding zinc finger protein 260-like isoform X1, whose amino-acid sequence MAGLQSFRVFLNERLVVAAVDIFGAVEKTVAEHQEENDRLRRQLQITPGRIGSLQVSVSEEEVPPQQKHCEQEWSPSLGEEDPEARQIKEEQEELRTSPEEELDQGLFDTKDSILTPLCVKHECEQEDPPSRETPAEYPSVSGLKMSKLQLFHVFLNERLMVSAAVEIFRAVEKTVSEYQEENDHLRRLLKNTQEMPLSRIDSLEVFVSEEELPPEQQLCEQEWSPSLGEEDPEPTQIKEEQEELRTSQEEEQDQGVALDILKFKFTPSGVKSECDQEDPLWSLTPPSTQTVENREADLPQRPPGTVTNLKSPNTPSDPEQRDSSSSMNSNPPLKKRGSKPTMSRKPHHCRDWFRQKGDRTHHQLTHTRKKSYNCNDCGKSFSQRGNLTKHTMIHTGEKPFSCGVCGKSFSQKGNLTKHTLTHMGDKQFSCGRCGKSFSQKQDLTMHLPTHTGEKSFCCGDCGKSFSQKGTLNRHKLTHTGEKPFTCGDCGKSFNSKWHLNLHILTHTGEKPFVCGDCGKSFSQKGHLKLHILTHTGEKPFVCGDCGKSFHEKGDLNRHLRTHTGEKPFVCGHCGKSFNQKGNLTTHIQTHTKNKHGCPICGDKFSKKTDLLTHVKNLHKKFKQEKNTTRIENEDLNSQSVQS is encoded by the exons ATGGCCGGACTGCAGTCGTTTCGTGTATTTTTGAATGAGCGCCTGGTTGTGGCCGCTGTGGACATTTTCGGGGCAGTTGAGAAAACGGTAGCTGAGCACCAAGAGGAGAATGATCGGCTACGGAGACAGCTGCAAATCACGCCTGGTAGAATCG GCTCCCTGCAGGTCTCTGTCTCTGAAGAGGAGGTTCCCCCTCAGCAGAAACACTGTGAGCAGGAGTGGAGCCCCAGTCTGGGGGAGGAGGACCCTGAGGCCAGACAGATTAAAGAAGAACAGGAGGAACTCAGAACCAGTCCGGAGGAAGAACTGGATCAAGGGCTCTTTGATACCAAAGACTCCATATTGACTCCTCTCTGTGTGAAACATGAATGTGAACAGGAGGACCCACCTTCCAGAGAAACACCAGCTGAATATCCATCTGTCAGTGGACTGAAAATGTCTAAACTCCAGTTGTTTCATGTGTTTCTCAATGAGCGTTTGATGGTGTCGGCAGCTGTGGAGATTTTCAGGGCAGTTGAGAAAACTGTGTCAGAATACCAGGAAGAGAATGATCATCTCCGGAGACTGTTGAAAAACACCCAGGAGATGCCATTATCTAGAATCG aCTCCCTGGAGGTCTTTGTTTCTGAAGAGGAGCTTCCCCCTGAGCAGCAGCTCTGTGAGCAGGAGTGGAGTCCCAGTCTGGGGGAGGAGGACCCAGAGCCCACACAGAttaaagaggaacaggaggaactcCGAACCAGTCAGGAGGAAGAACAAGATCAAGGGGTGGCGCTTGATATTTTGAAGTTTAAATTCACTCCCTCCGGTGTGAAAAGTGAATGTGATCAGGAAGACCCACTGTGGTCCCTGACTCCTCCCTCAACCCAGACTGTGGAGAACAGAGAGGCTGATTTACCTCAGAGACCTCCTGGCACGGTGACCAACCTAAAGAGTCCCAACACTCCCAGTGACCCAGAACAACGAGACAGCAGCTCATCAATGAATTCCAACCCACCACTGAAGAAACGTGGATCCAAACCTACCATGTCTAGAAAACCTCACCACTGTCGTGACTGGTTCAGACAGAAGGGAGACAGAACACACCATCAACTGACTCACAcaagaaagaaatcctataaCTGTAatgactgtgggaaaagcttTAGTCAGAGGGGGAacctgacaaaacacacaatgatccacactgggGAGAAACCCTTTAGCTGTGGTGTCTGTGGGAAAAGCTTCAGTCAGAAGGGAAActtaaccaaacacacactgactcacatGGGAGACAAGCAGTTTAGTTGTGGAAGATGTGGGAAAAGTTTCAGCCAGAAGCAGGACCTAACCATGCACTTACCGACTCACACGGGAGAGAAATCATTTTGCTGCGGCgactgtgggaaaagcttcAGTCAGAAGGGGACCCTGAACAGACATAAACTGactcacacaggtgagaaaccaTTTACCTGTGGTGACTGTGGAAAAAGCTTCAATTCAAAATGGCACCTTAACTTGCACATactgactcacacaggagagaaaccatttgTCTGCGGTGACTGTGGAAAAAGCTTCAGTCAGAAGGGGCACCTGAAATTGCACATactgactcacacaggagagaaaccatttgTCTGCGGTGACTGTGGAAAAAGCTTCCATGAAAAGGGAGACTTGAATAGGCACCtaaggacacacacaggagagaaaccatttgTCTGTGGTCATTGTGGCAAAAGTTTTAATCAGAAGGGGAATCTGACCACTCATATACAGactcacacaaaaaacaaacatggctgcCCAATCTGTGGTGACAAATTCAGTAAGAAGACTGATCTCCTGACTCATGTGAAAAATCTCCACAAAAAAttcaaacaagaaaaaaacacaacaagaaTAGAAAATGAGGACTTGAATTCACAGAGTGTACAAAGCTAG
- the LOC105007459 gene encoding zinc finger protein OZF-like isoform X2 — protein MSKLQLFHVFLNERLMVSAAVEIFRAVEKTVSEYQEENDHLRRLLKNTQEMPLSRIDSLEVFVSEEELPPEQQLCEQEWSPSLGEEDPEPTQIKEEQEELRTSQEEEQDQGVALDILKFKFTPSGVKSECDQEDPLWSLTPPSTQTVENREADLPQRPPGTVTNLKSPNTPSDPEQRDSSSSMNSNPPLKKRGSKPTMSRKPHHCRDWFRQKGDRTHHQLTHTRKKSYNCNDCGKSFSQRGNLTKHTMIHTGEKPFSCGVCGKSFSQKGNLTKHTLTHMGDKQFSCGRCGKSFSQKQDLTMHLPTHTGEKSFCCGDCGKSFSQKGTLNRHKLTHTGEKPFTCGDCGKSFNSKWHLNLHILTHTGEKPFVCGDCGKSFSQKGHLKLHILTHTGEKPFVCGDCGKSFHEKGDLNRHLRTHTGEKPFVCGHCGKSFNQKGNLTTHIQTHTKNKHGCPICGDKFSKKTDLLTHVKNLHKKFKQEKNTTRIENEDLNSQSVQS, from the exons ATGTCTAAACTCCAGTTGTTTCATGTGTTTCTCAATGAGCGTTTGATGGTGTCGGCAGCTGTGGAGATTTTCAGGGCAGTTGAGAAAACTGTGTCAGAATACCAGGAAGAGAATGATCATCTCCGGAGACTGTTGAAAAACACCCAGGAGATGCCATTATCTAGAATCG aCTCCCTGGAGGTCTTTGTTTCTGAAGAGGAGCTTCCCCCTGAGCAGCAGCTCTGTGAGCAGGAGTGGAGTCCCAGTCTGGGGGAGGAGGACCCAGAGCCCACACAGAttaaagaggaacaggaggaactcCGAACCAGTCAGGAGGAAGAACAAGATCAAGGGGTGGCGCTTGATATTTTGAAGTTTAAATTCACTCCCTCCGGTGTGAAAAGTGAATGTGATCAGGAAGACCCACTGTGGTCCCTGACTCCTCCCTCAACCCAGACTGTGGAGAACAGAGAGGCTGATTTACCTCAGAGACCTCCTGGCACGGTGACCAACCTAAAGAGTCCCAACACTCCCAGTGACCCAGAACAACGAGACAGCAGCTCATCAATGAATTCCAACCCACCACTGAAGAAACGTGGATCCAAACCTACCATGTCTAGAAAACCTCACCACTGTCGTGACTGGTTCAGACAGAAGGGAGACAGAACACACCATCAACTGACTCACAcaagaaagaaatcctataaCTGTAatgactgtgggaaaagcttTAGTCAGAGGGGGAacctgacaaaacacacaatgatccacactgggGAGAAACCCTTTAGCTGTGGTGTCTGTGGGAAAAGCTTCAGTCAGAAGGGAAActtaaccaaacacacactgactcacatGGGAGACAAGCAGTTTAGTTGTGGAAGATGTGGGAAAAGTTTCAGCCAGAAGCAGGACCTAACCATGCACTTACCGACTCACACGGGAGAGAAATCATTTTGCTGCGGCgactgtgggaaaagcttcAGTCAGAAGGGGACCCTGAACAGACATAAACTGactcacacaggtgagaaaccaTTTACCTGTGGTGACTGTGGAAAAAGCTTCAATTCAAAATGGCACCTTAACTTGCACATactgactcacacaggagagaaaccatttgTCTGCGGTGACTGTGGAAAAAGCTTCAGTCAGAAGGGGCACCTGAAATTGCACATactgactcacacaggagagaaaccatttgTCTGCGGTGACTGTGGAAAAAGCTTCCATGAAAAGGGAGACTTGAATAGGCACCtaaggacacacacaggagagaaaccatttgTCTGTGGTCATTGTGGCAAAAGTTTTAATCAGAAGGGGAATCTGACCACTCATATACAGactcacacaaaaaacaaacatggctgcCCAATCTGTGGTGACAAATTCAGTAAGAAGACTGATCTCCTGACTCATGTGAAAAATCTCCACAAAAAAttcaaacaagaaaaaaacacaacaagaaTAGAAAATGAGGACTTGAATTCACAGAGTGTACAAAGCTAG